One part of the Paroedura picta isolate Pp20150507F chromosome 5, Ppicta_v3.0, whole genome shotgun sequence genome encodes these proteins:
- the RASSF8 gene encoding ras association domain-containing protein 8 has product MELKVWVDGVQRIVCGVTEVTTCQEVVIALAQAIGRTGRYTLIEKWRDTERHLAPHENPIISLNKWGQYASDVQLVLRRTGPSFSERPTSDSVARIPERTLYRQSLPPLAKLRPQNDKAIKRREPKRKSLTFTGGAKGLMDIFGKNKESEFKQKVLNCKTTIEELKKLIHLQTEKLQSIEKQLDSNNAAIQYWEQRYSYSLEDEIVKLEQKIKRNEVEIEEEEFWENELQIEQENEKQLKEQLQEIQQRIVDCESKLKEYVAQIHSMESGLEAEKLHREVQESKVNEEEVQEKIDKVKGEIDIQGQQSLRLENGIKAVERSLGQAAKRLQDREQELEQLTKELRQVNLQQFIQQTGTKVTVLPAEPCELEASHTELEREVPFQSGSLKRPGSSRQLPSNLRILQNPLSSGFNPEGIYV; this is encoded by the exons GTCGTACAGGAAGGTACACCTTGATAGAAAAATGGAGGGATACTGAGAGGCACCTAGCACCTCATGAAAACCCCATCATTTCCTTGAACAAATGGGGGCAATATGCTAGTGATGTGCAGTTAGTCTTAAGGCGCACAGGACCATCTTTCAGTGAGAGGCCAACTTCAGACAGCGTTGCTCGAATACCTGAAAGAACTTTGTATCGGCAAAGTttaccccccctggccaagctacgGCCCCAAAATGACAAGGCAATAAAAAGAAGAGAGCCAAAGAGGAAATCTTTGACTTTCACTGGTGGGGCAAAAGGATTAATGGACATCTTTGGCAAAAATAAGGAGTCAGAGTTCAAACAGAAAGTTCTCAACTGCAAGACGACCATTGAGGAGTTGAAGAAGCTGATCCACCTTCAAACAGAGAAGCTTCAGTCAATTGAGAAGCAGCTGGACTCTAACAATGCTGCCATCCAGTACTGGGAACAAAGGTACAGTTACAGCCTGGAAGATGAAATTGTCAAACTGGAGCAGAAGATCAAAAGGAATGAGGTAGAAATTGAGGAGGAGGAATTCTGGGAAAATGAGCTTCAGATTGAGCAGGAGAATGAGAAGCAATTGAAAGAACAGCTCCAGGAGATCCAGCAAAGAATCGTGGACTGTGAGAGCAAGCTGAAGGAATACGTCGCCCAGATTCACAGCATGGAAAGCGGCCTGGAGGCAGAAAAGTTGCACCGGGAAGTGCAGGAGTCCAAAGTCAATGAGGAAGAAGTCCAAGAGAAGATCGACAAAGTCAAAGGAGAGATTGATATTCAGGGGCAGCAAAGCCTCCGGCTGGAAAATGGCATTAAAGCTGTGGAAAGGTCTCTGGGCCAGGCTGCCAAACGGTTGCAG GACAGAGAACAGGAACTCGAGCAGCTGACCAAAGAGTTACGGCAAGTGAATCTCCAACAATTTATCCAGCAAACGGGAACCAAGGTCACTGTGCTGCCAGCAGAACCTTGTGAACTGGAGGCTTCACACACAGAGCTTGAGAGAG aagtacCCTTTCAGTCCGGAAGCCTGAAGCGCCCCGGTTCGTCAAGGCAGCTTCCCAGCAATCTTCGGATCCTGCAGAATCCACTGTCATCTGGTTTTAACCCAGAGGGCATTTATGTATAA